A genomic stretch from Desulfolutivibrio sulfodismutans DSM 3696 includes:
- a CDS encoding LysM peptidoglycan-binding domain-containing protein, which produces MNITRCGGLAAICALFFCLGLAGAALAADPGKKPDGFRGIAWGTEASSLKDMTLVETDGEFTDYDRKGDKKDLGGMPVAMVTYGFYKGKFYHAAIAYEGTTGFDAVQEHLAAKYGPPDAVAERTDDAGRAYVLAAWNWPGYAYIGHRRYKDGSAGRVFYFYSPLVEASKAAAASSVATAAMDPQAPGAGKAPATQAKPRPGSDEKPGKPEPVARPSSPAPAAPAVQDEAAPSLADKASTRPAPTIPAEPGQGRTHVVEKGDMLSALAKRYGVPRNDILAANPGINPTNLKLGQTLIIPAGGKAPAVSEPQAAVTTSAAAPEAHAPPVPEAKPAQKPHPPMETAAAPETAPASVSGEEARPVQKAPSEAVKTPATEKKAAPGTHIIVQGDMISGLAKRYGVTEKDILKANPGLKASNLKLGAVVRLPHGATLGAAEPHGAAEVAASAPEPKTEPRTEPKPEPRTEPKLESKPEAKAEGNAEPSPGPKAEAAPEMAAPPAKPGPKADSTAQAGVETKPEPTPQPAPEATPRVAGPEPGTAPKAETRQAAPNDGQKAQAARPREHVLEFDDTVSGLAKRYGVTEKAILKANPGLDSRKLKPGRKIKIP; this is translated from the coding sequence GTGAACATAACGAGATGCGGCGGCCTCGCCGCCATATGCGCTTTGTTTTTCTGCCTTGGGCTGGCCGGGGCCGCCCTGGCCGCCGACCCCGGGAAAAAGCCCGACGGATTCCGGGGGATCGCCTGGGGAACCGAGGCGTCGTCGTTAAAGGACATGACCCTGGTTGAGACCGACGGGGAGTTTACGGATTACGACCGCAAAGGGGACAAGAAGGATCTGGGCGGCATGCCCGTGGCCATGGTCACCTACGGATTTTACAAGGGTAAATTCTACCATGCGGCCATCGCCTACGAAGGGACCACGGGGTTTGACGCCGTGCAGGAGCACCTGGCGGCCAAATACGGGCCGCCCGACGCCGTGGCCGAGCGTACCGACGACGCGGGCCGGGCCTATGTGCTGGCGGCCTGGAACTGGCCGGGCTACGCCTATATCGGACACCGCCGCTACAAGGACGGCAGCGCCGGACGGGTGTTTTATTTCTACAGCCCCCTGGTGGAGGCCTCCAAGGCGGCGGCGGCCTCGTCCGTGGCCACGGCGGCCATGGACCCCCAGGCCCCGGGCGCGGGCAAGGCCCCGGCTACCCAGGCGAAACCCCGGCCGGGCAGCGACGAAAAGCCGGGAAAGCCCGAACCCGTCGCCAGGCCTTCGTCTCCCGCCCCGGCCGCCCCGGCCGTTCAGGACGAAGCCGCGCCATCCCTGGCCGACAAGGCCAGCACCCGGCCCGCGCCGACGATTCCGGCCGAGCCCGGCCAGGGGAGAACCCACGTGGTCGAAAAGGGCGACATGCTTTCGGCCCTGGCCAAGCGCTACGGCGTGCCCAGAAACGACATCCTGGCCGCCAACCCGGGGATCAATCCCACCAATCTCAAGCTTGGGCAGACATTGATCATCCCGGCCGGGGGCAAGGCCCCGGCGGTTTCCGAGCCCCAGGCCGCCGTGACGACCTCTGCCGCCGCCCCAGAGGCGCACGCTCCCCCGGTCCCGGAGGCGAAACCGGCCCAGAAGCCCCATCCTCCCATGGAAACGGCGGCCGCTCCCGAGACGGCCCCAGCGTCCGTGTCCGGCGAGGAAGCCAGGCCGGTCCAAAAGGCCCCGTCCGAGGCCGTGAAGACGCCTGCGACGGAGAAAAAGGCCGCGCCAGGAACCCATATCATCGTCCAGGGCGACATGATCTCGGGCCTGGCCAAGCGGTACGGGGTCACGGAAAAGGACATCCTCAAGGCCAACCCGGGCCTCAAAGCCAGCAACCTCAAGCTGGGTGCGGTCGTCAGGCTGCCCCACGGCGCAACCCTGGGAGCCGCCGAGCCGCACGGCGCCGCTGAAGTGGCGGCGTCCGCGCCCGAGCCGAAAACGGAACCCCGAACCGAGCCGAAGCCCGAACCCAGGACCGAGCCGAAGCTCGAATCCAAGCCCGAGGCCAAAGCCGAGGGGAATGCCGAACCCTCTCCCGGGCCAAAGGCCGAGGCCGCCCCCGAGATGGCCGCCCCCCCGGCGAAACCCGGGCCGAAAGCCGATTCCACGGCGCAGGCCGGGGTGGAAACCAAACCCGAGCCCACGCCGCAACCCGCCCCTGAGGCCACGCCCCGGGTCGCCGGGCCGGAACCCGGGACCGCGCCGAAGGCCGAGACCCGGCAGGCCGCCCCCAATGACGGACAGAAGGCCCAGGCGGCCAGGCCCCGGGAGCATGTGCTGGAATTCGACGACACCGTGTCCGGGCTGGCCAAACGCTACGGGGTCACGGAAAAGGCCATCCTCAAGGCCAACCCGGGGCTCGATTCCCGCAAGCTGAAGCCTGGGCGGAAAATCAAGATCCCTTAA
- a CDS encoding prepilin peptidase, whose protein sequence is MIRFFADPALVRLFPWLAGLFGLLLGSFYSVCAHRYVVGQSIVLPPSHCPACGHRLSWWELIPLLGYVLARGRCASCGVRIPIGYPLLEIVSAAWAALVALKYGPTPLFLVLLAVGGLFIVASAIDLRTFLLPNRLTYPAAVLGIAAGWLTPGVGLPLALYGAGGGFAVFWLLSWGYRNLRGVDGLGGGDVKLMLAIGGMCGAVGLPLAILMGSVAALVCSPFFLFGGKGKKSAIPIPFGPFLCFGAMAQVLLGANALARLLS, encoded by the coding sequence ATGATCCGGTTTTTTGCCGATCCGGCGCTTGTGCGCCTGTTTCCCTGGCTGGCCGGGCTGTTTGGGCTTTTGCTCGGCAGCTTCTACAGCGTGTGCGCCCACCGCTACGTGGTGGGCCAGTCCATCGTGTTGCCGCCGTCGCATTGCCCGGCCTGCGGGCATCGTCTCTCCTGGTGGGAACTGATCCCGCTTCTGGGCTATGTATTGGCCCGGGGGAGATGCGCCTCCTGCGGGGTGCGCATCCCCATCGGCTATCCGCTGCTGGAGATCGTCTCGGCGGCCTGGGCCGCGCTTGTGGCCCTGAAATACGGCCCCACGCCGCTTTTTCTGGTTCTTCTGGCCGTGGGAGGGCTTTTCATCGTCGCCTCGGCCATTGATCTGCGCACCTTCCTTCTGCCCAACCGCCTGACCTATCCGGCCGCCGTGCTGGGCATCGCGGCCGGGTGGCTGACGCCCGGGGTGGGACTGCCTCTGGCGCTGTACGGGGCCGGCGGGGGATTTGCGGTCTTCTGGCTTCTGTCCTGGGGCTACCGGAATCTGCGCGGCGTGGACGGCCTGGGCGGCGGCGACGTGAAGCTGATGCTGGCCATCGGCGGCATGTGCGGGGCCGTGGGACTGCCCTTGGCGATTCTCATGGGCAGCGTGGCGGCGCTGGTGTGCAGTCCGTTTTTTCTTTTCGGCGGGAAGGGGAAAAAAAGCGCCATCCCCATTCCGTTCGGGCCGTTTCTGTGCTTCGGGGCCATGGCCCAGGTGCTTTTGGGCGCGAACGCCCTGGCCCGGCTTTTATCCTGA
- a CDS encoding HyaD/HybD family hydrogenase maturation endopeptidase → MHDTVPKILVLGVGNILYTDEGVGVRAVEALLRDYRFSDNVTLMDGGTLGMRLMDPIMQCEKLIVIDAVLGGDEPGSVYLLTGEDLRKSLAFKNSMHQSDLVDTLICCGLAGNRPEAVVVGVEPFDYQTMAVDITPQMAEKMPVIFEVALEEIKKAGGDYEPLSPDGDGA, encoded by the coding sequence ATGCACGACACCGTTCCCAAAATCCTGGTTCTTGGCGTGGGCAACATCCTGTACACCGACGAGGGCGTGGGGGTCCGGGCCGTGGAGGCCCTGCTGCGCGACTACCGCTTTTCCGACAACGTGACGCTCATGGACGGTGGCACCCTCGGAATGCGGCTGATGGACCCCATCATGCAGTGCGAAAAGCTCATTGTCATCGACGCCGTTTTAGGCGGCGACGAACCGGGCAGCGTCTATCTGCTGACCGGCGAGGATCTGCGCAAGTCCCTGGCCTTTAAAAACTCCATGCACCAGTCGGACCTGGTGGACACGCTGATCTGCTGCGGTCTGGCCGGAAACCGGCCCGAGGCCGTGGTGGTCGGCGTCGAGCCCTTCGACTACCAGACCATGGCGGTGGACATTACGCCGCAAATGGCCGAAAAGATGCCGGTCATTTTCGAAGTGGCCCTGGAAGAAATCAAAAAGGCCGGGGGGGACTATGAACCCCTGTCCCCCGACGGCGACGGAGCCTGA
- a CDS encoding nickel-dependent hydrogenase large subunit, which translates to MAESKPTPQSTFTGPVIVDPITRIEGHLRIMVEVENGKIKDAWSSSQLFRGLEIILKGRDPRDAQHFTQRACGVCTYVHALASTRCVDNAVKVNIPANARMMRNLVMAAQYLHDHIVHFYHLHALDWVDVTNALKADPQKAAKLAANIAPSRPGNSAESLKAVQDRLKAFVETGQLGIFTNAYFLGGHAAYYLPPEVDLIATAHYLEALHLQVKAARCMAVFGGKNPHTQFTIVGGCTNYDAMTPDRIAEFTALWKETKKFVDEVYIPDLLAVAGFYKDWGGIGGTTNFMSFGEFPTNVQDTAKYMESCYFPAGVMMNRDLKKIDKVDLKAITEHVKYSWYKGDQPHHPYEGVTDPQYTKLDDKERYSWMKAPRYNGKAMEVGPLARVLIAYAKGHKETKGLVDTVLKKLSIPATALFSTLGRTAARGIETAIIAEKMDGWIKEYAANIKKGDTNLAAKWEMPAEAEGVGLVDAPRGALSHWIKIKDKKIDNFQLVVPSTWNLGPRCAAGAVSPVEEALIGTPIADPKRPVEILRTVHAFDPCIACGVHVIEPETNEVLKFRIR; encoded by the coding sequence ATGGCTGAAAGTAAACCCACTCCGCAGAGCACCTTCACAGGGCCGGTCATCGTCGATCCCATTACCAGGATCGAGGGACACCTGCGGATCATGGTCGAAGTGGAAAACGGCAAGATCAAGGACGCCTGGAGCTCTTCGCAGCTTTTCCGGGGCCTGGAAATCATCCTGAAGGGCCGCGACCCCCGCGACGCCCAGCACTTCACCCAGCGCGCCTGCGGCGTGTGCACCTACGTGCATGCCCTGGCCTCCACCCGCTGCGTGGACAACGCCGTCAAGGTCAACATCCCGGCCAACGCCCGCATGATGCGCAACCTGGTCATGGCCGCCCAGTATCTGCATGACCACATCGTGCATTTCTATCACCTGCACGCCCTGGACTGGGTCGATGTCACCAACGCGCTCAAGGCCGACCCCCAGAAGGCCGCCAAACTGGCCGCCAACATCGCCCCGTCCCGCCCGGGCAACTCCGCCGAATCCTTGAAGGCCGTGCAGGACCGCCTGAAAGCCTTCGTGGAGACCGGACAGCTGGGCATCTTCACCAACGCCTACTTCCTGGGCGGGCATGCGGCCTACTACCTGCCGCCCGAGGTCGATCTCATCGCCACGGCCCACTACCTGGAGGCCCTGCACCTGCAGGTCAAGGCCGCGCGCTGCATGGCCGTGTTCGGCGGCAAGAACCCCCACACCCAGTTCACCATCGTGGGCGGCTGCACCAACTACGACGCCATGACCCCGGATCGCATCGCCGAGTTCACCGCGCTGTGGAAGGAAACCAAGAAGTTCGTGGACGAAGTGTACATCCCCGACCTTCTGGCCGTGGCCGGTTTCTACAAAGACTGGGGCGGCATCGGCGGAACCACCAACTTCATGTCCTTTGGCGAATTCCCGACCAACGTCCAGGATACCGCCAAATACATGGAATCCTGCTACTTCCCGGCCGGCGTCATGATGAACCGGGATCTCAAGAAAATCGACAAGGTGGACCTCAAGGCCATCACCGAGCACGTCAAGTACTCCTGGTACAAGGGCGACCAGCCCCACCATCCGTACGAGGGCGTCACCGACCCGCAGTACACCAAGCTTGATGACAAGGAACGCTATTCCTGGATGAAGGCCCCCCGCTACAACGGCAAGGCCATGGAAGTCGGCCCCCTGGCCCGGGTGCTCATCGCCTACGCCAAGGGACACAAGGAGACCAAGGGCCTCGTGGACACCGTGCTGAAAAAGCTCAGCATCCCGGCCACGGCGCTGTTCTCCACCCTGGGCCGCACGGCAGCCCGCGGCATCGAGACCGCCATCATCGCCGAGAAGATGGACGGCTGGATCAAGGAATACGCCGCCAACATCAAAAAGGGCGACACCAACCTGGCCGCCAAATGGGAAATGCCCGCCGAGGCCGAGGGCGTGGGCCTGGTGGACGCGCCGCGCGGCGCCCTGTCCCACTGGATCAAGATCAAGGACAAAAAGATCGACAACTTCCAGCTCGTGGTGCCCTCCACCTGGAACCTGGGACCGCGCTGCGCCGCCGGGGCCGTCAGCCCCGTGGAAGAGGCCCTGATCGGCACCCCCATCGCCGATCCCAAGCGTCCGGTCGAGATCCTGCGCACCGTGCATGCCTTCGATCCCTGCATCGCCTGCGGCGTGCACGTGATCGAGCCCGAAACCAACGAAGTCTTGAAGTTCCGCATCCGCTAG
- a CDS encoding hydrogenase small subunit, translating to MKFSVGLGRENAEKRLEDRGVTRRDFMKFCASVAAAMGMGPAFAPKVAQALTAAKRPSVVWLHNAECTGCSEAILRTVKPFIDELILDTISLDYHETIMAAAGEAAEEALHKAVAAPDGFFLVVEGGIPMIENGAWGKVSGKTMLETTKELAPKAKGVICMGTCSCFGGVQKAKPNPSQAVSVKEATGVTTINIAGCPPNPINFVGAVVHVLTKGIPELDKDGRPNMFFGETVHDNCPRLKHFDASEFAPSFDSEEAKKGYCLYELGCKGPVTYNNCPKVLFNQTNWPVQAGHPCIGCSEPDFWDSMSPFYQQ from the coding sequence ATGAAATTCTCTGTGGGTCTTGGCAGGGAAAATGCTGAAAAACGGCTTGAAGATCGGGGCGTCACGCGCCGCGACTTCATGAAGTTCTGCGCGTCCGTGGCCGCCGCCATGGGCATGGGCCCGGCGTTCGCGCCCAAGGTGGCCCAGGCGCTCACCGCAGCCAAGCGTCCCTCCGTCGTCTGGCTGCACAACGCCGAATGCACGGGTTGCTCCGAGGCGATCCTGCGCACGGTGAAACCGTTTATCGACGAGCTGATCCTGGACACCATCTCCCTGGACTACCATGAGACCATCATGGCCGCCGCAGGCGAGGCCGCCGAGGAAGCCCTGCACAAGGCCGTGGCTGCGCCGGACGGATTCTTCCTGGTCGTCGAGGGCGGCATTCCCATGATCGAAAACGGCGCCTGGGGCAAAGTCTCCGGCAAGACCATGCTCGAGACCACCAAGGAACTGGCCCCCAAAGCCAAGGGCGTCATCTGCATGGGCACCTGCTCCTGCTTCGGCGGCGTCCAGAAGGCCAAGCCCAATCCCAGCCAGGCCGTCAGCGTCAAGGAAGCCACCGGCGTGACCACCATCAACATCGCCGGTTGCCCGCCCAACCCCATCAACTTCGTGGGCGCCGTGGTGCATGTGCTGACCAAGGGCATTCCCGAACTCGACAAGGACGGCCGTCCGAACATGTTCTTCGGCGAGACCGTCCACGACAACTGTCCCCGTCTCAAGCATTTCGACGCCTCGGAATTCGCGCCGTCCTTCGACTCCGAGGAAGCCAAAAAAGGCTACTGCCTCTACGAACTGGGCTGCAAGGGGCCGGTCACCTACAACAACTGCCCCAAGGTGCTGTTCAACCAGACCAACTGGCCGGTTCAGGCCGGACATCCCTGCATCGGGTGCAGCGAGCCCGATTTCTGGGATTCCATGAGCCCGTTCTATCAACAGTAG
- a CDS encoding M15 family metallopeptidase: MTGSLCFAGVALPTARAGAAETPHGAAALGESGTAQQLDLAVLLAAYPGVIVEVVDEDGRFFVVTRSGKRFVYDDGRAKSADEALEAPDLEDMLAQPYQPGPLAGDPPAGQHPGRRRVTEFLTEVYGRDAAEVSAACRPVRFLDRTVPFNTRNGAADALERVAARLEDLVARDRGLRDVLYPVVGTFNWRTIAGTSRLSMHALGIAVDVNPGRNPYWRHHRRPSDKLARRQSFPEEVVAAFEAEGFIWGGKWAEYDIMHFEYRPELLIKARALRGDRSGLVEGKKSDKNGHAAQ, from the coding sequence TTGACTGGATCACTGTGTTTTGCCGGAGTCGCCCTGCCGACGGCGCGGGCCGGGGCTGCCGAGACGCCCCACGGCGCGGCGGCCCTCGGAGAGTCCGGGACGGCGCAGCAGCTTGACCTGGCGGTCCTGCTGGCCGCCTATCCGGGGGTGATCGTGGAGGTCGTGGACGAAGATGGCCGGTTTTTCGTGGTCACCCGATCCGGAAAGCGGTTCGTCTATGACGACGGCCGCGCCAAGTCGGCGGATGAGGCCCTGGAGGCCCCCGACCTGGAAGACATGCTGGCCCAGCCGTACCAGCCCGGCCCGCTGGCCGGCGACCCCCCGGCCGGGCAGCATCCGGGCCGACGGCGGGTGACGGAGTTTTTGACCGAGGTCTACGGCCGGGACGCGGCCGAGGTGTCGGCCGCCTGCCGCCCGGTGCGCTTTTTGGACCGCACGGTGCCCTTCAACACCAGAAACGGCGCGGCGGACGCCCTGGAGCGGGTCGCCGCCCGGCTTGAGGACTTGGTGGCCCGGGATCGCGGACTGCGGGACGTGCTCTACCCGGTGGTGGGCACCTTCAACTGGCGGACCATCGCCGGGACCAGCCGCCTGAGCATGCACGCCCTGGGCATCGCCGTGGACGTCAATCCGGGCCGCAACCCGTACTGGCGTCACCACCGGCGTCCCTCGGACAAGCTGGCCCGGAGGCAGTCCTTCCCGGAGGAGGTGGTTGCGGCCTTTGAGGCCGAAGGGTTCATTTGGGGTGGTAAGTGGGCGGAATATGACATCATGCATTTTGAATACCGGCCCGAGCTATTGATAAAAGCCAGGGCGCTGCGTGGTGATCGATCCGGATTGGTCGAGGGGAAGAAATCTGACAAAAATGGACATGCAGCACAATAA
- the recJ gene encoding single-stranded-DNA-specific exonuclease RecJ, producing MSLEKSWKMRGQGGGATGFGHRLGVSDLVVELLRGRGLSTVEEMDVYLSPGLRHLMPPGEIPGLTRGAEVVAAGLAAGKRLAVWGDYDVDGVTGTTLLLDFLRQRGLPAAWRIPNRLEEGYGLNMAGIEALARDGVSLLVTVDCGITNVAEVARAKELGMTVVVTDHHLPGPELPPGDAVCDPKLSENAGSDLAGVGVAFFLAAALNRMLPGTPCDVRRLLDLVAMGTLADVVPLRGQNRILVKNGLLLLSEALRPGVRALREVCGQTPGTPIGAGQVGFGLAPRINAAGRMGRADAAMDLLLAGDMDTARPLAAFLDQENTERRQEEERILEEARAQAATFPGRASLTLHGPGWHSGIIGIVASRIVDATHKPTLIVTEEGGALKGSGRSISVLDLHEALTEVSDLFSKFGGHRQAAGFSLADGDVAALRERFEAAVVRRIGAEPIPPVLTLDGELGFSRIDAGLVREIELLQPFGPGNPEPLFSSPPVTALSRRTFGGGGDHVVVSLRDETAQVTLRGKGWRMAGEIAEAMVGRAVQVAFTPRLDTYDGLPRIELRIKDVKDIKSSGS from the coding sequence ATGAGCCTGGAAAAAAGCTGGAAGATGCGCGGCCAGGGTGGCGGCGCGACGGGGTTCGGACATCGCCTGGGCGTCTCCGATCTGGTGGTGGAACTCTTGCGCGGCCGGGGGCTTTCGACCGTGGAGGAGATGGACGTTTATCTGTCGCCGGGATTGCGGCATCTCATGCCGCCGGGGGAGATTCCGGGGCTGACGCGCGGGGCCGAGGTCGTGGCGGCGGGCCTTGCCGCCGGGAAGCGGCTGGCCGTGTGGGGCGATTACGATGTGGACGGGGTGACCGGCACGACGCTTCTGTTGGATTTTTTGCGGCAAAGGGGCCTCCCGGCGGCTTGGCGCATCCCGAACCGGCTGGAGGAGGGCTACGGGCTGAACATGGCCGGGATCGAGGCCCTGGCCCGGGACGGGGTTTCCCTGCTGGTGACGGTGGACTGCGGCATCACCAACGTGGCCGAGGTGGCCCGGGCCAAAGAGCTGGGGATGACGGTGGTGGTCACGGACCACCATCTGCCCGGGCCGGAGCTGCCGCCTGGGGATGCGGTGTGCGACCCCAAGTTGTCGGAGAACGCCGGGAGCGATCTGGCCGGGGTGGGGGTGGCTTTTTTTCTGGCGGCGGCGCTGAACCGCATGCTCCCGGGGACGCCGTGCGACGTGCGCAGGCTCCTGGATCTGGTGGCCATGGGGACGTTGGCCGACGTGGTGCCGCTACGGGGCCAGAACCGGATTCTGGTCAAAAACGGGCTGTTGCTCCTGTCGGAGGCGCTCCGGCCCGGGGTTCGGGCCCTGCGCGAGGTCTGCGGGCAGACGCCGGGGACCCCCATCGGGGCGGGGCAGGTAGGCTTCGGCCTGGCCCCACGCATCAATGCCGCCGGGCGCATGGGCCGGGCGGATGCGGCCATGGACCTGCTCCTGGCCGGGGACATGGACACGGCCAGACCCCTGGCGGCCTTCCTGGATCAGGAAAACACCGAGCGCCGCCAGGAGGAGGAGCGCATCCTTGAAGAAGCCCGGGCCCAGGCGGCGACGTTCCCTGGCCGGGCTTCCCTGACCCTGCACGGGCCGGGCTGGCATTCGGGGATCATCGGCATCGTGGCCTCGCGCATCGTGGACGCCACGCACAAGCCCACCCTGATCGTGACCGAGGAGGGCGGGGCCCTCAAAGGGTCGGGCCGCAGCATCTCCGTGTTGGATCTGCACGAGGCCCTGACCGAGGTGTCGGATCTGTTCAGCAAATTCGGCGGGCACCGGCAGGCGGCGGGCTTTTCCCTGGCGGACGGCGACGTCGCGGCCCTGCGGGAGCGGTTCGAGGCGGCCGTGGTGCGGCGCATCGGGGCCGAGCCCATTCCGCCCGTGCTGACCTTGGACGGCGAACTGGGTTTTTCCCGCATCGACGCCGGACTGGTGCGGGAGATCGAGCTTTTGCAGCCGTTTGGGCCGGGCAATCCCGAGCCGCTGTTTTCCTCTCCGCCGGTGACGGCCCTGTCCCGGCGGACCTTTGGGGGAGGCGGGGACCATGTGGTGGTGTCGCTTCGCGACGAAACGGCCCAGGTGACCCTGCGGGGCAAGGGCTGGCGAATGGCGGGCGAAATCGCCGAGGCCATGGTGGGCCGGGCCGTGCAGGTGGCCTTCACGCCGCGCCTGGACACCTACGACGGACTGCCCAGGATCGAACTGCGGATCAAGGATGTCAAGGATATCAAGAGTTCGGGGAGCTAG
- a CDS encoding outer membrane homotrimeric porin, whose amino-acid sequence MKRLTLALAAILLLGCFASAQAATEVKMTGDFRVYGNWWSGRNFTGWSNQFNGGSAAGTQTEDDFGVNQRFRLRTDFVANEALKFRLGIRVNNQWWGRGTLTADAPAVSIDVYQAYLQFKWPDTDIEITAGRQPLALPQSGYFDGGLVFDSEAAALVITAPLVPDTLGLLIGYSRFYDDGQWDTTTTQVADELDLFFMALPITLDGFSITPWTALGIGGRDADYDSLVAANLVTPGFSDVGWKNNQNAYWWLGGAIEIDALDPIKFYADVIYGQGAMSDRKVNQRAGWFIDAAIEYTGWDVLTPSVFGWWSTGEDGSWSNGSERMPYTVPSWNAGASFLFDGGQELGADSNMYMNPIGTWGIGLSLKDISFIEKLTHRITFAYVQGTNSSKAIRATNYTNYLISATGMAVPMTGTTYSPAYYGVDYYAPSYTSNGLFAMGRDLTASEYVIGVNFDHKYMIYENLAAIVETGYAHGDFQKSVWGSRLVNKSQDAWRVAFGLQYKF is encoded by the coding sequence ATGAAGCGTTTGACCCTTGCTTTGGCGGCCATTTTGCTCCTGGGTTGCTTCGCCAGCGCCCAGGCGGCCACCGAAGTGAAGATGACTGGTGATTTTCGCGTCTATGGAAACTGGTGGAGCGGCCGTAACTTCACCGGCTGGTCCAATCAGTTCAACGGCGGCTCCGCTGCCGGAACCCAGACCGAAGACGACTTCGGCGTCAACCAGCGCTTTCGCCTGCGCACCGACTTCGTGGCCAACGAGGCCCTGAAGTTCCGCTTGGGCATCCGCGTGAACAACCAGTGGTGGGGCCGCGGCACCCTGACCGCCGACGCGCCCGCCGTGTCCATCGATGTCTACCAGGCCTACCTGCAGTTCAAGTGGCCGGACACCGACATCGAGATCACCGCTGGCCGTCAGCCCCTGGCCCTGCCCCAGAGCGGCTATTTCGACGGCGGGCTGGTCTTCGATTCCGAAGCCGCCGCCCTGGTGATCACCGCTCCCCTGGTGCCCGACACCCTGGGCCTCTTGATCGGCTACAGCCGTTTCTATGACGACGGCCAGTGGGACACCACCACCACCCAGGTGGCTGATGAGCTGGACCTGTTCTTCATGGCCCTGCCCATCACCCTGGACGGTTTCAGCATCACCCCCTGGACCGCTCTGGGCATCGGCGGCCGCGACGCCGACTACGACAGCCTGGTGGCCGCGAACCTGGTCACCCCGGGCTTCAGCGATGTGGGTTGGAAGAACAATCAGAATGCCTATTGGTGGTTGGGCGGCGCGATCGAGATCGACGCCCTTGATCCCATCAAGTTCTACGCCGACGTGATCTACGGCCAGGGCGCCATGAGCGATCGCAAGGTCAATCAGCGCGCTGGCTGGTTCATTGACGCCGCCATCGAATACACCGGCTGGGATGTCCTGACCCCGTCCGTGTTCGGCTGGTGGAGCACCGGTGAAGACGGCTCCTGGAGCAACGGCAGCGAGCGTATGCCCTACACCGTGCCCTCCTGGAACGCCGGCGCCTCCTTCCTGTTCGACGGCGGACAGGAACTCGGCGCTGACAGCAACATGTACATGAACCCGATCGGCACCTGGGGTATCGGCCTGTCCCTGAAGGACATCTCCTTCATCGAAAAGCTGACCCACCGCATCACCTTCGCGTACGTGCAGGGCACCAACTCGTCCAAGGCCATCCGGGCGACGAACTACACCAACTACCTGATCAGCGCCACCGGCATGGCCGTGCCCATGACCGGCACGACCTACAGCCCGGCCTACTATGGTGTGGATTACTACGCCCCGAGCTACACCTCCAACGGCCTGTTCGCCATGGGCCGCGACCTGACCGCCAGCGAGTACGTGATCGGAGTGAACTTCGACCACAAGTACATGATCTATGAAAACCTGGCGGCCATCGTCGAGACCGGCTACGCCCACGGCGACTTCCAAAAGAGCGTGTGGGGTTCGCGCCTGGTCAACAAGTCCCAGGACGCCTGGCGCGTGGCCTTCGGCCTGCAGTACAAGTTCTAA